From one Dermacentor variabilis isolate Ectoservices chromosome 3, ASM5094787v1, whole genome shotgun sequence genomic stretch:
- the PolZ2 gene encoding DNA polymerase zeta subunit 2 translates to MTEQQASADIVAELLEVAVHNILYSRKLYPEEMFQKSWKYNIPVHLASHPQIVDYIDSCVMTVHKLLQRNELRKMVVHVTDSNHRPLEQFVFEVTVPVEGSSTRSNLSRRQKEEEDSYLLDVEAAARAICLKVTSCDSVLQDNPQGCSFSIQLHVAESTAMRLSLSDDPDDQSFPWIEADDKDIDIPGGSIVPLKCANTTVGKVQLYVVESDVKKPSSS, encoded by the exons ATGACTGAACAGCAAG CTTCAGCGGACATCGTTGCAGAACTTTTGGAAGTAGCAGTGCACAATATCCTGTACTCGAGGAAGCTCTATCCCGAAGAAATGTTCCAGAAGTCGTGGAAGTATAATATCCCGGTCCAC CTGGCGTCACATCCACAGATTGTGGACTACATTGACAGCTGTGTAATGACAGTGCACAAGTTGCTCCAGCGAAACGAGCTACGCAAGATGGTTGTGCACGTTACAGACTCTAACCACAGGCCCCTGGAACAGTTTGTTTTTGAGGTCACCGTACCAGTTGAAGGGTCCTCAACTCGTTCTAACCTCTCTAGGCGACAGAAAGAAGA GGAAGACTCGTACCTGCTTGACGTAGAAGCGGCAGCACGAGCCATTTGCCTCAAGGTGACTTCGTGTGACTCCGTCCTGCAAGACAATCCACAAG GCTGTTCATTCAGCATCCAGTTACATGTTGCAGAGAGTACAGCCATGAGGCTGTCCTTGAGTGATGATCCCGATGACCAG TCGTTCCCCTGGATAGAGGCAGATGACAAGGACATAGACATACCTGGTGGAAGCATAGTGCCTCTCAAGTGCGCCAACACAACCGTGGGAAAG GTCCAGCTCTACGTTGTCGAGAGTGACGTCAAAAAGCCTTCATCCTCTTGA
- the LOC142575958 gene encoding 60S ribosome subunit biogenesis protein NIP7 homolog, which translates to MRPLTSEETRTFFDKLSKYISENIKLLIDRPDGTYCFRLHKDRVYYVSEKIMKLANNVARENLVSMGTCFGKFTKSGKFHLHITALDYLAPYAKQKVWLKPSAEQQYLYGHHVLKSGLARITENTNTYDGVVVYSMSDIPLGFGVAAKSTQECRRADPMTIVVFHQADVGEYIRSEDTLT; encoded by the exons ATGCGTCCCCTCACGAGCGAAGAAACTCGAACATTTTTCGATAAGCTCTCCAAATA CATATCCGAGAATATCAAGCTTCTCATTGACAGGCCAGACGGTACTTACTGCTTTAGGCTGCATAAAGACAGAGTGTATTACGTAAG CGAAAAGATCATGAAGCTGGCCAACAACGTTGCTCGGGAGAACCTCGTCAGCATGGGCACTTGCTTCGGCAAATTCACCAAGTCTGGGAAGTTTCACTTGCATATCACCGCCTTGGACTATCTGGCTCCATACGCGAAG CAAAAGGTCTGGCTCAAACCAAGCGCAGAGCAGCAGTACCTCTACGGCCACCATGTGTTGAAGTCTGGCCTGGCAAGAATCACAGAGAACACCAACACATACGACGGTGTTGTTGTCTACTCCATGAGTGACATTCCCCTG GGTTTTGGTGTTGCAGCAAAGTCCACACAGGAGTGCAGACGTGCAGACCCCATGACCATAGTTGTGTTCCACCAGGCGGATGTGGGCGAGTACATTCGCTCTGAAGACACACTCACATGA